The genomic segment GACTGGCATGACGCTAGGACGCTTCGCCAGTGAAATTAGTAAGATTTTACGCGGAAAACACAAACCCACTTTCACACCTCATGTTGCCTGTGGCGACGGTGTTATCGTGGTCAACGCTGAAAAAGTCGTTGTAACTGGGCACAAAGAAGCTCAAAAAGAATACTACGATTATTCCGGTTATCCTAGCGGTGGAAAACTCATTCCTTACCGCCGTATGAAAGAACGCCACCCCGAGCGCATCATCGAACGCGCTGTACACGGTATGGTGCCAAGAAATCGTTTAGGCCGCGCGCTGATGAAGCGTTTGCGCATCTTTAAAGGAGCC from the Parachlamydiales bacterium genome contains:
- the rplM gene encoding 50S ribosomal protein L13 — its product is MLHQNKTFMAKNEETDLVWFVLDATGMTLGRFASEISKILRGKHKPTFTPHVACGDGVIVVNAEKVVVTGHKEAQKEYYDYSGYPSGGKLIPYRRMKERHPERIIERAVHGMVPRNRLGRALMKRLRIFKGAEHNMQAQKPIVVNING